From Granulicella sp. WH15, the proteins below share one genomic window:
- the pqqD gene encoding pyrroloquinoline quinone biosynthesis peptide chaperone PqqD translates to MIDTSNRVPQLARGCRVQSRNEDETVLLIPEGLLRLKGAAAEILAFVDGQRTVSQITDALQAQYPPEAHAQIAQEVDGFLRSLHQRSVLLFKEA, encoded by the coding sequence ATGATCGATACGTCAAACAGAGTGCCACAGCTTGCGCGTGGGTGTCGGGTGCAGTCGCGCAACGAGGATGAAACAGTCCTTCTGATTCCCGAAGGGCTACTACGGTTGAAGGGAGCAGCGGCAGAGATCCTCGCATTTGTGGATGGACAGCGTACCGTCTCACAGATCACCGATGCCCTTCAGGCGCAGTATCCCCCTGAGGCGCACGCACAGATCGCTCAAGAGGTGGATGGGTTCCTGCGCAGCCTACATCAACGCAGTGTTCTACTCTTCAAAGAAGCATGA
- the pqqC gene encoding pyrroloquinoline-quinone synthase PqqC, which produces MAEMLDKQGLRDYLQRTGEAMYHHTHPFHLRMHAGELTRGQMQAWALNRFYYQSIIPIKDSIILSKSHDAKFRLAWRKRIVDHDGDPAHPEKPGGIEKWIQLAEATGLDAAYVQSYKGILPGVRYAVDSYVDLVTHRTLLEAVASSLTELFAGNLIALRMDALRKHYPWVVPGLAYFEGRLTQAPEDAKFAFDYAFEHATTPDLQELVVECLRRKCALLWAQLDAIYYSYVEPGNIPPSPGVFRPEPSA; this is translated from the coding sequence ATGGCAGAGATGCTCGATAAGCAAGGGCTTCGTGACTACCTGCAACGCACCGGCGAAGCCATGTATCACCACACCCATCCGTTCCACCTGCGAATGCACGCGGGCGAACTGACGCGTGGGCAGATGCAGGCGTGGGCGCTGAACCGCTTTTACTACCAGAGTATTATCCCGATCAAGGATTCCATCATTCTGTCGAAGTCGCACGATGCGAAGTTCCGCCTGGCGTGGCGCAAGCGCATTGTGGACCACGACGGCGACCCCGCACATCCCGAGAAGCCGGGAGGGATCGAGAAATGGATTCAACTTGCGGAGGCAACCGGTCTCGATGCCGCATACGTACAGTCCTACAAGGGCATCCTGCCGGGCGTCCGCTATGCGGTTGATTCATACGTCGATCTCGTCACGCATAGAACGCTGCTGGAGGCAGTGGCATCGTCGCTGACGGAGCTTTTTGCAGGCAACCTCATCGCGTTGCGCATGGATGCTTTGCGCAAACACTATCCGTGGGTCGTGCCGGGGCTCGCGTACTTTGAAGGGCGTCTGACGCAAGCTCCGGAAGATGCGAAGTTCGCCTTCGATTACGCCTTCGAGCACGCGACCACGCCGGATCTACAGGAGCTTGTGGTCGAGTGTCTGCGCCGAAAGTGCGCGTTACTGTGGGCCCAACTCGACGCCATCTATTACTCGTATGTTGAACCGGGGAATATTCCGCCTTCGCCTGGCGTCTTCCGTCCGGAGCCGAGCGCATGA